The region CGGTGGCGGTGCTTCGGTTGGACCGGTATCCGGTTTGGATTCAGCTTCCTGCCGCTCGGCCTTTTGTTTTGCGAGATACACAAACGCAAAGATGACGATCGCCAAAAAGATAAACGGCAGCTTGGGAAAGCCCGGTGTGATCGCGATGCATAGCAAGATCACCGGGCCCAGATATAGTGAGCGATATGCCCCGGAAACCTGTTGGTTGATTTCGTCACCGAGACTGGACTCCGACGCGCTTTTGGTCACCAGAATACCGGCGCTGGTGGCGATGATCAGTGCAGGGATCTGCGAAACCAAGCCGTCACCGATCGTTAAGATCGAATAGACTTGCAACGCATCCGTGATCGCCTGGCCATTGCTGACGCCAAGCACCACGCCGCCTAGGATGTTGACGACCATGATGATCAGGCCGGCGATCGCATCTCCGCGGACGTACTTACTGGCACCATCCATCGCCCCGTAAAACTCGGCCTCTTGTGTCAGGCCTTTACGACGGGTTCGAGCTTCGTTCTCGTCGATCGCGCCACTGTTCAGCTCGGCATCGATCGCCATTTGCTTACCGGGCATCGCGTCCAACGTGAATCTCGCGTTGACTTCGGAGATCCGCGTCGCACCTTTGGTGATCACGATGAACTGAATCGTGACCAGGATCAGGAAGATCACGATCCCGACGACAAGGTTCCCGCCGACGACAAAGTCACCAAAGGTTAGAACGATCTTTCCGGCGTTGCCATCAAGCAGAATCAAGCGGGTGGTTGCGACGTTCAGTGACAAACGCAACAGCGTTAGCAGCAACAACAAAGACGGAAACGATGCAAGGTCCAGCGGCTTCTTTGCGCCCAAGGTGACCAGCAGGAGCAATACCGCCGAAGCGATGTTGCACGCCAAGAACATGTCCAACAAGAACGTTGGCAGAGGGATGATCAATACGACCAGCATTAGCAAGAATGAGGCCGAGAGCCACAACTCACTTCGCTGCAAGAATCCGAAATTGGAGTCCGTGTCTTTCATCTATCCCTAGTTGTTATTCATCGTTGAACCGTCGGGCGGTAAACGAAACCTGCCGTTAGATTGTTGGGTGCTGCGGGAGGCCGTCAGGCAAAGCTCGCTACGAGGGCTCGTGAGATCAATTGCCATCCGTCAACAAGGACAAACAGAAGCAGCTTGCAAGGCGTCGAAACGACGACCGGAGGCATCATCATCATTCCAAGTGCCATCAAGATGGTGGAGATCACCAAATCGATCAGCAGGAACGGAATGTAGATGCAGAAGCCCATGATGAAGGCCGTTTTCAGTTCGCTGATGATGAATGCCGGCACGGCGACTTTCATCGGTGTGTCGATACGTTGCGAGGGTGGCGGTGTATCAGAGAGTTCAAAGAACAACGCCAAGTCACTTGTGCGAGTGTTCGTCATCATGAATTCTTTCAACGGCTCTGACGCAGCCTGCCAAGCATCGATGTAACCGAACGTTGGCGGTTCGCCTTCTTCTTGATTCGCTTGCGCTTCCATCAAGGGGATGACCGCGTCCTGATGGATTTTCTCGAAAGTCGGTGCCATGACGAAAAGCGTCAAGAACAAGCTCAGTCCCATCATGACTTGGTTCGGCGGAATTTCTTGAGTCGAAAGAGCACGACGAACGAATGACAGGACGATGATGATTCGAGTGAATGCGGTCACGCTGACAAGCATCGCGACGGCAAAGCTGAGCATACCCAGCAACGCCGCGACTTGTAGCGGTGGTGCAAGATCGGAAAACATCTCCGGTGATCCGGCGATCGGTTCCGCGGCGGCTTGGGATAGTAGAAGGAAATCCATTTCCATGCTCGATACGATCAGGCGGCGCTGCTTCCTTTGGCCAACAGCATCTTAATTAGGTTTTCGTCGATCTCTTTACTTGATGTCTGATCGAGCGTGGGGGCTGCGGCTTGTTTGCGGCGTTCGGCGCGGCTGAGTTTGATCGTTGGTTGTGCGATGGGTTCTTCGATTTCGTTGGCGACATCATAGGCGTCCGTTTCATCCATCGCGTCTTCGAAACTTCCGGGCAGGACATTGACCGATTTAATTCCGCTCGGATCGACAGCCACTAGGACGCGGCTATTCATGCCGTCAACAAGATAGAGGTTCACGCCTCGTGAGACTTCGAGAACCTGATGGATCTTTAGCTTGCCTTGGCTTCGCAGTTGGTCGACCGGGTTTGCGAATTTTCCTTTCTGGATCAGGCGATAGACCAAGATCCCTGCGATCGCCAATGCCAAGACGAAGCAAAGGTTGATCGCGATCTTCTTGATCATTTCCGTCGCGTTGGCGTTCGCCGTTGATGATCCCGCTGCCTGCTTTTCGCGCTCGATAAAAGAATCGTAGTGAGACTGGGTGTTTCGCTGCGCAAGTTCTCGATTTGCCTGCAGGGGCTCTGTCACAACTTGCGAGGGAGTGACGTCTTCGTAGCTTGCCCGGCGAACCGTCATCGGACGTGGGCGTAGTGTGACCGCCTGTTCCCTCTCATCGCGTAGTGGTCCGCCGTATGAAGACTGATTCGACAAGACGCTTTCGCGGCCGGACATCCGGTCATCATCGATCGGACGCAGACCGTTGGTCGCAAGACCTCGGTTGTTTGGCGAGGCACTTTGCGAAGGATTGAAGCTGCGACCCAAATCTTCACGCGATTGCGACGAACGGGTCGTGTTCGGGTCGGTGGAAAGCTGGTCGATGATCCCTTCAAACCGACGCGTTTGCGATTGGCGAGTTTGATATTCCTGAGACCGAAGGTTCGACGAGCTATAACCTTGCTGTGCGTATGCCGATCCGGCAGTCTGAATACCGGTTGCGGTAACAGCGCAAAACAGCAGTGTTTTAAACACGCGTCTTCGATGTTCGGTCCAAGTTGAAGGCATCTTTCCATCCATGATTATGCCGCAGGTTGCTTTTCTTAATTCGAATAGATCTGCTTGATCCGAATTGCAAATTGGTCGTCGACTACGACGACTTCGCCGTTTCCCATTGGCACTCCCTGAGCAACAATTTCGACCGGCGCGCTGATGGCCCGGTTTAGTTCAATCACCGATCCTTCCGCCAGGGCGATTAGTTCTTCGATCGTTAATTGTGTCCGTCCGAGTTCAGCCGTCAGCGTCACGTGAACGCTACCAAATCGTGATAGGTCCAGGTTCCCATTTCCTTTGGGAGGATTGGGTTCTAGCTGCTGAAACTCGGGAATATCATCTTCGGTAGCGGTTGCCGTTGCCGCGTCGCCTTCTTCAGCAGCGGCTTGTGCTTCGTCGTCCACATCGTCGTTTGGCTGTTCTCCCTCACTCATCCTTTGTCTCCTTCCTTGTGTTTAACCATTCTTGGTTTGCGAGACTTGAACCGCTTGCATATTGCCCAAGCGGCCTGGCCAGCATTCGAACGATGGTGCACCATCGACCGTGGAGGTCATCGGTGCGTCAATCCTTTGATCAAGGACAATCAGTTGTCCAGGTTTGATGTCTTTTAGGTCCTTCATCGAAATCTTTGCCGATCCCAGAAGCGTGATGACTTCGACGGGCATCTGCGCGATCATTTCCTTAGAAGGCGATTTTGGTGGCGCCTTTCGTCGGTTGTCGACGGTGTCTTCGAACAGCTTCGAGATCTTTTGTTTTGGAAGCAGCCAATGGACATCAGCGACGACCGATTTGCATTCGATCTTCAGCGTGACCTTCGTCATTAGGTCCTTTGCGCGATAGAGGCGAAGCTTACGAGGGTCCTTTTCGAGATGGCTCGTTTGGACCGTCATGTCTTCATTGCCCATCCATCCTTGGCCCAGGCAAGCCGCCATGGTGTCGAGGAACCATTGAACGAGGTCTGCTTCGATTGCGCCAAGTTCGACAGGCTCCTCTGGTTCTGACTGCTCGCCCTCGGTTTCTTCCGGAGGGTCGATGCAGATCAGTTCGCCGACAAGCTTTCGGAACTGCGCACCGCTGGAGTACCAGAGTGTTGGCAGGTCTTCACGCAAGTAGGCGACGCTACACCAATCCGTTCTTGGCGTTGCATCCAAGATCGACTCGAACGAATCGGTCGAGACTGGGCCGAGCCCGAGCTTTGCCCCAAAGCCCGTAGCTTGAACCCACTCGTCCGAAAAGAACGATGTCGACTTGGATAGCCAAGTTCGGATCGCGGTAGCTGTGTCATCCAGGCCCGCGATTTCGCGAAAGTCGAAAGCGCGGAGGGTCATTGAACCTTGAAATCTTGAAAGAGAACGTCCTGGATTCTTTCAATGCCATCGGTGAACAGCATTTCGTTAAATTTGTCGTGGATCTCGCGGCGCAGTAAGTTGTGCCCCAGCTTTCCACGAACGTCTTCCAGCTTCTTGTCGCGTAGGTGCGCAATCAGCCAGTTCTTTAGGACAACGTTGTTGTCTTCGACAAGTTTGTCGATCGCGTCTTTTTGCGATGCGGCAACTTGAAGTGAGAACGTGCACGTGAGGTATCGCGAGTAGCGACTGTCGTTCAAGTTCACCACGACTTCGTCGAAGTCCACGAATCCCAATTTGTCATCGGGTTCGGGGATATCCATGCGGTTTTCATCCGGCGCCGGCTGGCTGGCGGTGGATTGGTTGGAAGGGAGGACAAACAAGGGAACGGCGATGCCGGTCCCGGCACCCATCACGAAGATGAGTCCCCAGACGATGATCTTGCCTAGCCCGCCTTTTTTCTTCTCGTCTGCACCTGAGTCGTTTTCGTCTGCCATGGATCAATTGTTGGATTGGGAGGTCGATCGGCATTCTTGCTGGAAAGTATTGGTTGCGGAGGGGCCGCGTGCAGGTTGACGTGACCGACTTATCTTTCCAGATCGTTAAAGGTTATCGACGCCGCACAACGTTCAATCCAATTCGGAGCGATCAAAGGCGGGCCATTGAGGGCGAACCCTTACCGGCATGGGCATCAGTTATCAGACCGGCGGTGGGAACTTCAATGCGTTAAACACACCCACCGGCAAAAGGCAGCTGCCAGTCGCCGCGCAGGTGGGCTCAACACAGCAAAAACTTGGCCTTCTCGGCAACCTCTGCCGGGCGAAGTTCCCGCCGATGTCCGTTAACCCTCCGTCGTTCTTGCTCAACCGGACCCGATAAACTCACCGTTGGAAGCGGAATATTCGACACAGTTTATGACAGCGGTCAGGTTCTCAGCGGCTGGGGCAGCAGCCGTTTGAGTTCCCTTTGCCGGATTCAACGTTTACCACGGAAGGTTCAATGATCAACGGTCTCTATAGCGGCGCCGCGGCGATGCAGATGCTCGCAAAGCATCAAGAGCTGATCAGCAGCAACCTGATGCACGTCAACAGCAGCGGCCACCGTCGGGTACAGCCCGCAGTTCGCCAGCGGTTCGGTGACGGATCGCCCGAGCTGACGATCGACCGCGGCCCCGAGGTCGACAAAGTCACCACGGATTTTCGACCAGGTCGGCTCGTCGATACCAATCGCCCCCTGGACATCGCAATTTCTGGAAATGGGTTCTTCTCGTTCCAAAATGGCGATCAAGAAATCTTGACTCGAAATGGCCGTCTGTTTCGTGACGCCGAAAGCGGTGAGCTGGTCAACGAAGATGGCTATCCCATCCAGGGAGAGAACGGCGCAATTGTCGTTGACCCAAACATTGCCGAACAGAGCATCGGTATCGCTAGCGACGGAACCGTTTCCGCCAACGGAAATGTGCTTGGGAAGATCCAAGCGGTCGCATTTGATAACAACGAAACGTTGATCCCTTTCGGCGCGATCGCGTTCACGCGAGGCGTTGATACCGTGGAGAGCGAGGCTCCGGCGAAGATCGTTCAGAACCGACATGAGCTGTCCAACGTTCAGCCGGTTTTCGAATTGATCTCGCTGATCGTCAACACCCGCCAGCATGAAGCCGTTCAGAAGGCAACCAGTTCGCTGGCTGATTCACTTCAAGAATACATTCGTTCATAGGCAGGCCGGATCCGTTTGACGGTCGCCCTCCCGCTTCGAACGAATCCGATTCTGTCTTATTCGCATTTGTCCTTTACCCGTAGCAACCCAGGCCAATGTTAAAAGCTTTTTACTCCAGCGCGACTGGTATGCGCGCCCAAGAGGTGATGATTGACAACACGGCCAATAACTTGGCGAATGTCAATACAACCGGGTTTAAGCGTAAGCACATCAATTTCGCCGATTTGATCTACGACACAAACAGCCCACCCGGGGCGGCCGGTGCGAACGGAATCATCAAGCCGATCGGTTTGCAAATCGGTAGCGGTGTTCGTGCCGTGGGCACAACAACGATGTTTTCGCAGGGGACGCCGCAGGAAACCGGGATCGATACGCACATGGCGATCGAAGGCGAAGGGTTCTTCAAAGTAACACAGGGTGCAAATATCGCTTACACGCGTGACGGATCATTCGTTCGTGATGACCAAGGGCAGTTGGTCACCGCGGACGGATACATTCTGGATCCTGCGGTGACGATCCCACCTGAAGCGACGCAGTTGTCGATCTCGGCTGGAGGCGTTGTTAGCTATCAGGTCAACGGAGTTTCCACCACCGGGCCGACGATTCAGTTGGCTCGTTTTCCCAATCCCGCCGGCCTTCAGAACATCGGAAACAACCTTTACACCGAGACCCCCGCGAGCGGTGCCGAGGTCCTTGGGTTGCCAGGCGTCACCGGCAATGGATTGGTGCGACAGAACTACGTTGAAGGTTCAAACGTCGAAGTTGTCTCGGAACTCGTGTCCTTGATCACAGCCCAACGCGCCTACGAAATCAACTCGCGTGCCATTCGAGCCGGTGACGAGATGCTCTCCTCGGCAAGTGACCTCGTTCGATAGGTTTCTATAGTTCAATGAATGAACGAATCTCCAATTCGAAAATCCCATCAGCTATCAAGCGGATGTTTCGGCAAATACGTTTGCCGATACTCGCTTCGGTGGTCGTTGCGATGGGGATGGCCATGATGGTCACCAACGTCCAGGCGGAACGGGTAACCCTGCGAGTCAAAGAGGGACAAAGCGGCGTGACCGATCGGACGGTGCACATCGGTGACATCGCGACGCTCGAAGGTGGCTCGACAACGGATCGCCGTTTGATGTCGCAATTGGATCTCGATTCGGTCGTCGACGGACAACCCTGTTTGATTTCACAGCGACAGATCAATACACGGTTATTGCTCGCTGGCTTTTCACGGCAGGATTTTCAGATCATTGGGCCGGCTGTGGCTCAGGCGATTTCGACTTCGCCGGATCATCAATCCAAGATGATCACGAATATCCTTGCGGCCCAATTGGGCAGTCAGTTTGGGATTGATGCCAAGCGAATCAGCATTCGACTGGACAATGCCACACAGGTCGATTCGTTTATCAACCAATTCGATATTTCCAGTGACGCGATCAAGTTGGCACCACGCAACGACTTTCCGATCGGGCGTACCCGTTTGCAGATGCAGTGCGCTCAGAAGAGCTCCACACAAAGTCGACTTCCGCACCAAGTCTGGCTGGACGTGACTGTCGGTTTGTCGATGCGTGTGGCGGTTGCCAGCGAACCTGTAACACGTGGCGCGACGATCACCGATCAAATGATTCAGGTGGTCGAGCGCACCATCAGCTCACGCGCTGATTATGTCGACGCGGATTCCGTCGCCGGAAAGACGGCCAGTCGCTACGTTCCGCCGGGGACAATTCTGCTGGCAAGTCATTTGATCGCATCCCGGCAAAGTTCAACGCCGGTTGTCAAACGCAATGATGTGATCGATGTCGTCATTCGCGCCGGAGCGGGAGAGATCCGTCTTAAGAACGCCCGTGCGATGGAACCGGGGCACCCCGGGGATACGATCGAAATCCTCAACCCCAAATCCGGAAAACGATTCAATGCGGAAGTGGTCAGTGCAAACTTGGCCACGATCGCCCCGACCGGGCAAAGGAGGCTAGTTCGATGATCCAGATTCGATTGACAATATTTACTTGGGTTTTGACATGGATGGTGGCGACCGTTCTGTGGTGCCAACATTCACCCGCACAAAGCCTGTTTGAAAGACGAAGTGCGAACCAGATAGACCAATACCGAGACTACGTCGCGAGACAACGCGGCGACACCTTGACGGTCATGGTGGCCGAAAGCACCGATGTCGAAAACCGCGACGAACGCGTCATGGACAAGCAGGGGCAATCAAGTTCGTCGCAAGGATTTGATTACGCGTTCGGAGGCGATGTCGGTACCAGTACCGGTGACGCGTTCTTGGGAACGAACTCCGCAAACCAACGGGGCTTCAGTGGTGACGCGGAGTTCCGAAGTGCGCGAGCGATCAGTGATCAATTCGGTGTCACCGTTGTCGACGTACTACCCAACGGCAACCTCGTCCTCGAAGGCTTTCGATCGGTCAGCGTGCAGGGTGATGTGCGTCGTATGAGATTGACCGGTGTGGTTCGTCAATACGACATTCTGCCAGGCAATATGGTTCCCTCGAACAAGGTTGCCGACCTGCGGTTGACGCTTGATGCCGAAGGCGCCGAGCAAGCATTCACAAGCCAGGGATGGCTGAGCTCTCGCATCAATCGCTTGTGGCCATTCTAAGGAGCATTCAAGCCGTGACTTTTCCACGCACGGGGTTTGGAACCGACGTGACATTGCACAATCGTCCGACACGAGTCGTCTTGTTGTGGCTTGCGCTGCTAGCGTTAGTGCTGGGACAATGCTCGACATTGTATGCGCAAGGATTGCCGGCACTTCCGCCAGGCGCGGGCGCCGTACAGCCGTTGCCTGGGCCTGCAGCTAATCCACCTGTTGGGATGCAACCGGATCCGGCATCGGCTTTGCCGCCTTTGCCACCCGCTTCGCCGCGTTTTGATCCCTCGGTGCGAATCAAGGATATCACGTTTATCGAAGGCGACCGTGTAAACCATCTCTCTGGCGAGGGTTTGGTTTTCGGGCTCAGCGGTACGGGAGGCAAGTCGCTACAAACGCGTCAAATGGCGACGAACTTCTATCTGCGAAAGGGACTTCGTGTTAACACCGTTGATACGAAAAACATGTCTGCGGTGGTGGTGTCTGGAAAGGTCCCCGCGTTCGCGCGGAAGGGCGAGACAATCTTGGTCACCGTTTCGGTGGGTGACGACGCATCAAGTTTGCGTGGTGGGACGTTGAACCAAACCGCGCTGCGTGGGATCGATGACGAGATCTACGCGATCGCGCAAGGCCCCATCATCGGTGGCGGTATCAGTGCGCAAGGCGCGGCGGCTTCGGTTCAAGTCAACCATCCGACCGTCGGTGTTTGCGAAGCGATCGTTGAACGCGAAATCCCCTGCACCAGCATCGTCAACAACGGTCAGATTCGAATCGTCCTTCGGAATAAGTCCTATTCGACCGCGACAGAGATCACCAATGCGCTCAATCGTGTCTTTCCCGGCTATGCACGTGCAACCGATAGTGGAACGGTCGATGTATTCATTCCGCCATCGTTCAGTGATTCAGTCACGCAGTTCGTTTCGATCATCGGCAATCTACGCGTGACCCCGGATACGCCCGCGCGAGTTGTCATCAATCAAAAGACCGGTTCGGTGGTGTTTGGACATCACGTCAAGATCGCACCGGTCTTGTTCGCGAGTGAAAATATCGTCATCGCGACGAATGAAACGGCTGTCGCGTCACAGCCGAATCCCTTGGCCGGTGGAGATACCACTGTGTTGCCGAGAACCGGAATCGACGTCTTTGAAAGCGGCGGACGCTACAACGTTTTGCCAGCGGGTATGACGGTGGGTGATCTTGCGACGGCGCTAAACACGCTGGCTGTCTCTCCAACGACGTTAATCAACATCATGACTTCGCTACGGAATCATGGTGCGTTAAAAGCTGAACTGGTCATCGAATAGCTCTGGAAGGGAAAACCAATGGATGGGATTTCATCAAGCATGGCGATGTCGGCTCCGACCGGAATGTCTGCGATTGGAAACGGCGTGACCGCTTCGGCAGAAAACATCCAGGAGATCGGCCAGGAATTCGAAAGCGTGTTCGTTTCGATGCTGCTGAAAGAGATGAGAAACTCGCTTGACGAAGGATTCTTTGGCGGCGAGGCGAGCGACTCATTCGGAGGGATGTTCGACATGTTCATTGGCCAACACCTATCAAAGTCCAATGCTTTGGGTGTCGGGCAGATGTTGGCCGAACAATACAACAGCCAACAGGACGGCAAACCCTTAGTTGGGGAAAGCCTGTCAAAGGTTTCCTAACTTATCAGTCGTATATTTACTAACAACGAGGGTCCGGTTTTGGACTCAGCCCATACCCGACGGAATCACAATGAGGCTGCAAACGGAAAACTACGACGCGTTGCTTGAGTCACACCTCGAGCTGGAAGAACGTATCGCAGACACGCTCGAAACGTTGAACGAGGCGATGGCGTCCATGATCGACGGTACGGGTGTCCATGGTCCATCGACCGATGGTCTCGATCGCGTCGCCCCGTTGATCGAACAACTGAAGGAACGGTCCGAACTAAGCCGGCAGTCCCGCGAACAGTTGCTCGACGGACTCGCAGATGAAGTCGTAGGTGAACAGAAGCGAAAAATCGGTTTGCGTCAACTAATCCGACACGCGTCGGAAACCAAAGCTGCTCAACTGGACGAACGACGGAAAGTAGTCAGCGACCGAATCGTCGAAGCACGCCATAGTTTGACTGCGACGCAAGCCGTCATCTTTTACTCGATGGATTTTCACCGTCGATATTTGATGGGTGTGCTGCAATGTGGTGATGACCAGCAAGGTTATCAAGCGGATGGGCAATCGATGAAACTGCCAACCGAAAAGATCTTCGGAAGGAATTGCTAAGCATGCCAAATTTCAACATCGGTTTATCGGCTCTCCGTAGCAGCCAGTTCGCACTGCAGGTGGTGTCCAACAATGTCGGCAATGCGAACACCGAAGGCTACCACCGCCGCCGCGTCGAGATGGCGACCGTTCCGCCAAACTTGATTGCCGGTCACCGAATCGGCAATGGCGTTGATATCTCTTACATCCGTCGTATCGAAGACAAGGTTACCGAGACAACGTTGACGAATGTGATTTCGGATGTCACCTTCGTCGATGAGTCTTTGGTCATCGAGCGTAAAATTGAATCGTCGTTGCTTTCGGGCGATAGCGAACTTGGGCAGGTTTTGGACGTCTTTCTTTCCGAGTTCAAAAATCTATCGTCCAGTCCCAACGAGCCGACACAGCGTGAAGTTGTTCTCAAGTCGGCGCAACAATTTGCACAGGCGATTGCCAGCACGAAGGAAGAGCTGAACAGCTTAAGGCAAACCGTTCGTTTGCAGGTGACACACGAAGCGGAAAACATCAATCGTGAATTTGAGCATCTTAGCGATGTCAGCCTCGCGATCGCTGGATTCAAAGCCCGTGGGATTGAACACAACAATGAACTTGATGACCGTGACGCTCTGTTGAACCGTCTCGCTGCCGCCATCGGTGTTGAACGACGAGAGCAAAGCGACGGGACGTTGAACCTAGTCATCGGTCGTCACTCGATTCAGCAAGGGAACTTTGCCAATGAGCTGACCGTTGGCGATTCCGTCGATCCACTTGAAGTTTACTTGGACGGACGTGAAACGCCGTTGACGGTCGAAAATGGGCGATTGGGTGCGCTGTTGAATGCGTACAACGAAACGATTCCCGCAGTTGAAGAAAAGCTGGATCAGCTGGCCAATCAATTGATCAACACGATCAACCAAATTCATGCTACCGGTGTCGGGCCTGCCGGCGGGTTTCAGAACCTCGTCGGAAACACGCGAATCGATTCTGCCTCCGATCCGCTCTCTGGCGAGATCAACTATGCGGACATTCGTTCCGGAGACCTGACGATCGCCTTGACGGATGCGAACGGAAATCGTGAGCTGCAAACAATCAGCATCGATCCTAGTGTCGATAGTTTGGACGATGTCGCGGCAAGAATCTCTGGTTTGACCGGACTGAACGCTTCGGTCAACACCTCGACAAATCAAATCCAGATCACCAGCGCATCCGGATTCAAATTTGATTTTGCAGGCGGCATTGATACTCAGCCCGATTTGTCGTTGGTCACCGGGACTAGTACGGCCGAATTGTCTGGCACCTATACCGGCGATACGAACGAAACCTATACGTTTCGCATCGAAGGTACCGGAACGGTCGGGCAAACGAGCGGACTGTTCGTCAACGTTTTCGATTCGGGCGGCGGTTTGGTCGAAAAGTACAACGTTGGCGAAGGTTACGAAGCGGGCTCCGAAATCGAATTGCCCAACGGTGCGAGAGTGACGTTTGAGGCCGGCACGTTGAACAACGCTGATGAGTTTTCGTCAACATTCATCGGTGAGCCAGATCAAACGAATTTCCTCTCCGCGATGCAGCTCAATTCGTTCTTCTTCGGGTTTGATGGGAACACGATGAAGGTCGATGATCAGCTGTTGCTTGACCCTCGGCGTTTGGCATCAGGTAAAACGGGCGAGCCATCGGACACTTCCAATCTGCCTAATTTCATCGCGGTGCATGGCGCACCGCTAATGCCCGGCGATCGGACCTTTTCCGAATTTACAGACGAAATCGCTACCGAGCTTGGATTCGATATCCAAACCAACGAGAAGCTGTCCGACAGTTTGGGAGCGTACAAGCTGCGTCTTGAGCAAGAACGTGACTCCAAATCAGCTGTCGACCTCAACGAAGAACTGGTCTATCTGCAGCAATATCAAAAGTCCTACGAAGCCGCGGTGAGAATCATTCAAGCGACTGACAATATTCTCAACGAGCTCTTTTCGATCCTAAGGTAAGTCGATGAATAGTCGTGTCACCACAGCAGCCTTCACCCGGAACGCGATTCATTTTTCGTCGTTGCACAATTCGCGGCTGCTGTCATCTCAAAAGCAAATTACGTCAGGGCTTCGATTTCAGAATGCGTCGGAAGAACCGATTGACTATCGTCGCATCCGTGCATTCAAAACCGAATATGTCAAACTGCAAACGGATAAGCAGTCTATCGAACTGGCAACTTCGACTTTGAACGCCTCTGTTGCCCAATTGCAAGATGCGGGTGAGCTGGTTAGCTATGCCAAAACGCTTGTGCAACGTGGGATCCAGGCACTTGATGACGACGAAAAGCTTTCTTTGTCGACCGAGATCGACGCTTTACTGGAACAAGCGAAAGCGATTGGCTTGACGAAGTTCAACGGGAACTACCTGTATGGCGGGACCCGTTCGGTCGATCCTCCTTTCCAATTTGACAAGCCGATCTATGAAAATGGCTTGCCTCAATCGACATACAA is a window of Stieleria sp. JC731 DNA encoding:
- the fliP gene encoding flagellar type III secretion system pore protein FliP (The bacterial flagellar biogenesis protein FliP forms a type III secretion system (T3SS)-type pore required for flagellar assembly.), which translates into the protein MDFLLLSQAAAEPIAGSPEMFSDLAPPLQVAALLGMLSFAVAMLVSVTAFTRIIIVLSFVRRALSTQEIPPNQVMMGLSLFLTLFVMAPTFEKIHQDAVIPLMEAQANQEEGEPPTFGYIDAWQAASEPLKEFMMTNTRTSDLALFFELSDTPPPSQRIDTPMKVAVPAFIISELKTAFIMGFCIYIPFLLIDLVISTILMALGMMMMPPVVVSTPCKLLLFVLVDGWQLISRALVASFA
- a CDS encoding FliM/FliN family flagellar motor switch protein produces the protein MSEGEQPNDDVDDEAQAAAEEGDAATATATEDDIPEFQQLEPNPPKGNGNLDLSRFGSVHVTLTAELGRTQLTIEELIALAEGSVIELNRAISAPVEIVAQGVPMGNGEVVVVDDQFAIRIKQIYSN
- a CDS encoding FliM/FliN family flagellar motor switch protein, whose amino-acid sequence is MTLRAFDFREIAGLDDTATAIRTWLSKSTSFFSDEWVQATGFGAKLGLGPVSTDSFESILDATPRTDWCSVAYLREDLPTLWYSSGAQFRKLVGELICIDPPEETEGEQSEPEEPVELGAIEADLVQWFLDTMAACLGQGWMGNEDMTVQTSHLEKDPRKLRLYRAKDLMTKVTLKIECKSVVADVHWLLPKQKISKLFEDTVDNRRKAPPKSPSKEMIAQMPVEVITLLGSAKISMKDLKDIKPGQLIVLDQRIDAPMTSTVDGAPSFECWPGRLGNMQAVQVSQTKNG
- the fliL gene encoding flagellar basal body-associated protein FliL translates to MADENDSGADEKKKGGLGKIIVWGLIFVMGAGTGIAVPLFVLPSNQSTASQPAPDENRMDIPEPDDKLGFVDFDEVVVNLNDSRYSRYLTCTFSLQVAASQKDAIDKLVEDNNVVLKNWLIAHLRDKKLEDVRGKLGHNLLRREIHDKFNEMLFTDGIERIQDVLFQDFKVQ
- a CDS encoding flagellar hook-basal body protein, which translates into the protein MINGLYSGAAAMQMLAKHQELISSNLMHVNSSGHRRVQPAVRQRFGDGSPELTIDRGPEVDKVTTDFRPGRLVDTNRPLDIAISGNGFFSFQNGDQEILTRNGRLFRDAESGELVNEDGYPIQGENGAIVVDPNIAEQSIGIASDGTVSANGNVLGKIQAVAFDNNETLIPFGAIAFTRGVDTVESEAPAKIVQNRHELSNVQPVFELISLIVNTRQHEAVQKATSSLADSLQEYIRS
- the flgG gene encoding flagellar basal-body rod protein FlgG translates to MLKAFYSSATGMRAQEVMIDNTANNLANVNTTGFKRKHINFADLIYDTNSPPGAAGANGIIKPIGLQIGSGVRAVGTTTMFSQGTPQETGIDTHMAIEGEGFFKVTQGANIAYTRDGSFVRDDQGQLVTADGYILDPAVTIPPEATQLSISAGGVVSYQVNGVSTTGPTIQLARFPNPAGLQNIGNNLYTETPASGAEVLGLPGVTGNGLVRQNYVEGSNVEVVSELVSLITAQRAYEINSRAIRAGDEMLSSASDLVR
- the flgA gene encoding flagellar basal body P-ring formation chaperone FlgA, with the protein product MFRQIRLPILASVVVAMGMAMMVTNVQAERVTLRVKEGQSGVTDRTVHIGDIATLEGGSTTDRRLMSQLDLDSVVDGQPCLISQRQINTRLLLAGFSRQDFQIIGPAVAQAISTSPDHQSKMITNILAAQLGSQFGIDAKRISIRLDNATQVDSFINQFDISSDAIKLAPRNDFPIGRTRLQMQCAQKSSTQSRLPHQVWLDVTVGLSMRVAVASEPVTRGATITDQMIQVVERTISSRADYVDADSVAGKTASRYVPPGTILLASHLIASRQSSTPVVKRNDVIDVVIRAGAGEIRLKNARAMEPGHPGDTIEILNPKSGKRFNAEVVSANLATIAPTGQRRLVR
- a CDS encoding flagellar basal body L-ring protein FlgH, whose amino-acid sequence is MIQIRLTIFTWVLTWMVATVLWCQHSPAQSLFERRSANQIDQYRDYVARQRGDTLTVMVAESTDVENRDERVMDKQGQSSSSQGFDYAFGGDVGTSTGDAFLGTNSANQRGFSGDAEFRSARAISDQFGVTVVDVLPNGNLVLEGFRSVSVQGDVRRMRLTGVVRQYDILPGNMVPSNKVADLRLTLDAEGAEQAFTSQGWLSSRINRLWPF